Genomic DNA from Streptomyces sp. AM 2-1-1:
TGTGTGCGGACAGCTGGGGTGGACTCGCTCTGCCGGGCGCCCCGTCGGGCCAGGGCGGCAAACTGCTGTGGGTGGTGTGCGGAGAGAAACCGGAGTGAGCGCGTCCCGTCACCACCGCTCGGGTGGTACGGGTTGACGGTCCGCCCTTCATTCGGGTGAAACCGCAGCCGGATCCACCCGTGTACGCCCCCGGGATACCGGGCCCGCGCCAGGTTGGGTCGAGGAAGGGCGGCGCGTCGCCCTTCCATGATTTGGCACAGTGCTGCCGCTCCACGATCTGAGATCAAGGAACGGGGTGAGGGCGGTGTCCGTGATCGGACAGCCGCAGGGGCGGCAGACACTGAGAGACCTGGCCGAGCAGCCGGTGCACGGCCACGACACGGACGGTCCGGCCGATGGGCCAGGGCCGGGCCGGGGGCCGGGAGGCTCTGTGTCCGGCCACGCGCGGTTGCAGCACAGCGACGGCCCATGGGTCAGGGCCGCGGGTGGTGCGGAGGCGCTCCACACCCATCTCGCACCGGCCCGCGCCGAACTGGAGAAGTCGCACGAAGGGCTGCTGGCCGGCGAATCCGCGGGTCACTTCGCGGTACTGCGTGAGCTCGCGGCCGTCCGTGAGTCCTGGGTGCGTCGCGTGGGGACGGCGCAGGGTGAGTGCGGAAGCCTCGCCGGCAAGTTGCGGGCCGTCGCGCGGGAACAGGGCGCGACGGACCAGGCGGTGCGGGAGAGCTTCGGCCCGCGGACGGACGTCCCGGCGCAGCCGTCGCCGGTACCGCACCTCGCCCCGTCGCCACCGGCCTCGGGGCCGACGCCCCCCTCTGCGCTGTACTTCCTCGGCGGGAGTGACACGTGAAGGGGGAACTGACGTGGTCGGCGCTCCTCTCCGTACCGTGCGGGGAGCTGGACGGCGCGGCCGACGGCTGGGGCCGCCTCAGCGGCAGAGCGGACGCGGCGCGCGACCGGATCGACCAACAGATCATCATCGGCCTGCGGGACACACAGGAAGGTGAGGCGGCGGACGCCGCCCTCGACCGCCTGCGACAGCTGGCCAGGAACTTCCAGTACGTCTATACGGAGACCGGGCTCGTACGCACGGCGCTCAACAGCCTCGCGCACGAGGTGCGCGCGCACCAGAAGTCGGTCCGCGAGGCGTTGGCGGACGCTGCGGGTCTGCAGTTCACCGTGCACCCGGACGGCTCGGTGTCCTACCCGGAGAAGGCCGGCCTGATCGCGGAGACGCCGCTTCCGGGGGGAAGGACCGTCGCCGGCAGCGGATTCCCTGATCTGAGAGGGCCGTCGGGTGCCCTCACCGCTCCCAATCCTCATGCGGCCACCGCGCAGGGCATCGCCGACCGGATCGCCAGGTCGGTGACGATGGCTGCCGACGCGGACGTGCGGTACGCGCGCATCCTCCGTGACCTGAAGGCCGAGGACGGCCTGAACGTCCCGAACGCGGCGTGGACCGACGCTGCGGCCGACATGGCATCCGTGCGGGCGGCCGCTCGGGCCTACCTGAACGACCACATCCCGTACCAGGCGACGGCCGCCGAGCGTAAGGAATGGTGGGCCGGCCTCCCGCAGGAGCTTCGTGACGAGTACCTGGCGACCTACCCGGACATCATCGGGAACCTCGACGGAATCCCCGCTCTTGTACGCGACGCCGCCAACCGGGACAGCCTCCAGCTGCTGATCGGCAAGTTGGAGGGGGTGGGCGGTCACGACGCGGCGGAGAAACTCGAGGCGCTGCGCTTGATCGACGAGCAATTGCAGGCGCCGCTCAAGGCGGGCGACCCGCCGATGTACCTGCTCGGCATTGGCGACGAGGGGAACGGGCGCGCGATCGTGGCCTATGGAAATCCGGATACGTCGAGGAATGTTGCGACCTACGTGCCCGGGCTAAATACATCATTGGACACAAAGTTTTTTACGTCGGATGTTAAGAGAGCCAGGGATACTGCCGTTGCGGCGCGAGAAATCGATGGGTCTAGTTCGGTCATTGTTTGGCTGGGCTACGACGCGCCGCAATCTCCTGACTGGTTCCATTCGTTTGAGGTGGCGGGATCTGCGTCGGCGACAGAGGGTGGAGCTGCTTTGGATGGATTCATGGATGGGATGCTCGTTGCGAATGAGAATGATAATCCGCATCTGACCGCCATTGGCCACTCGTATGGTTCTCGGACCGTAGGCGCTGCCTCGCAACTTGAGGGCGGCATTTCGGGCGTCGACGACATCGTCCTAGTAGGCAGTCCAGGAGTTGGCGTGGATCATGCTAGTGACATGTCGGTGGGTGCTGATCACGTCTTCGTCGGTGCTGCCGATAATGATTTTGTAACCACGTTCCCTTCAAAGACTGAAGTAGCGGCGAGTGTGGTCGGATTCCTTGCCGGTGGGCCAACTGGATCTGTCATCGCAGCCAAGGTTGCTGACCCAAATTCTGACGAAGGATGGTTTGGTAGGGATCCAGCTAGTGGGGCCTTCGGAGCACGGCGGTTCTATACGTCAGACGGTCCGTCCTTCCTTGGGTTCGGATCCGTTGCCTCGCATTCCCAATATTTTGACCCGGATTTGGATAGCGTGAGCGCAGATAATATTGCACTGATTGCTGCTGGCCAGTCCGCGAAGATCAAAACGAAGGATCCTCGTTGATGAGTAGGAAATGCGCAATTTTAATCGCGGTGCTCGTAGCGTTGTGCGGATCGGCATGCTCCCGAGAGTGGCGGCAAGATATGGATATGCAGGAAGCTGCGCAGTACGGTGACAACGCGCTTGATGCCGTTTTCCAAGATATTAAGCCTGCCGTTCATTGGACTCATGGTCCCACAAGCATCGGTAGTTGTGAGGTATCGCGCAGGCGGACAGTCATGACTGTCATTTCGGAAGCGAGGCGTGGCAGTTTTTTGGGGGTCGTAGATCGGTTTTGGCGAAAAAGTGGATATGAAATCACGGCGATCAATAATGATGAAACGTTCCCCGCGATTTATGCGAGGACGCAGGAGAGTTTTACCTTGGTGTTGCGATTCGGAGGATCCGGACAAGCATTTTTCCGCGTAGACAGTCCGTGTGTTGAAAACTCCGAGGTCGTCGATTCAAAAAGCAAGCCCAACACCCCCAGTTACGAGGGCATGGAAAACATTCCGCGCCCCAACATTCACTCCGACTTCTGGTCGGCCACATCCGGAAGTTCGCCGGCCTCCTGAGGCAGTGACCGGGTGGTGGCCGCCGTGAAAGCCTCGTCGGTCAACTGACCTTTCCTGGAAGCTATTTGAGTCCCGGTTTGGGTCCTGGGGCCCATGCCTTGGGCGGCAGGGGTGTGGTCCTCTACGTGCGGTGGCTGGTCTGCCACCGCACGTACTTGTGAGCTGGAGGACCCCCACGTGTCTGGCATACGAGAACTTGCGGTTCCGGGGGGTGGTGCGACGGGCGCCACTCGGCTGGCGGATGGTGGACGCCGCAGACCAAGGGCGTTACAGGCCTGCTTAGTTCTCGTACGACTGGTTTTCGCGAGCACTGTCCTGGGCGTGATCAACGTGCTCGCGTTGGCGTCCTCGGTGGATGCGGTGGACGGGCGGCTACTGGGGTGGCTTCTGTATGCCGCGCTGCCGGGATCCGTCGGTTTTCTGCTCTCGCTCTACGCGCGTATCAGCGGGCGCGGAGTGTGGCTCGGGCTGCTGGGGATGCAGGTCTGGCTCCTGCTCGGTTCGCTGGCGACGTTGGGTCACGCGGGCGCAGGGACGGGAGGCCTTCCGCAACTGGTGCTGCCCGTAGTCGTCATGGTGCTGCTGTGTCGGCCGGCGGTGCGGGGATGGTTCCGGACGCCTGTTGCGGAACGGGAAAAGGGGCCGCGCTTCAGCGTGGGCGGTATTTTCGCTGCTCGCCGGGACAGCGGTCAGAGCGCGATGGAGTACCTCGGCCTCGTGTTGATCGTGGTGGCCTTGGTCGGGGCGATCACGGCGACGTCCGTCGGTACCCAGCTCACCGGCGAGATACGCGGTGCCATCTGCCAGTTGACCGGGAGCGCATGCTCCTCGGCAGGCGGCGACGTGGTCGCCGGAGGAGAGAACGAGAGCCGTACGGCCGGATCTTCCGGCGGGCCCGGCGCTGACGGTGGAAGGCAAGGCGGCACGGACGGCGGGGTGTCCACCGCATCCGGCGGGGGCTCGAACATAGGCGGAAGCGCCGCGACCACTGCCGGCGGCACCGCAACCGGTGCGACCAACGGCGATCAGGGCACCGTTACCGCAGGCGGGACCGGTGAAGGCTCAGCAACCGAAGGCGCCACCACCGAGCGCACCGCCCCGCAGCACGCGCAAGCAGCCGGCACGTCCGGCGCATCCGGGTCGTCGGGCACATCCGGGTCGTCCGGCACATCCGGCTCCCCCACCACCCCCGCAGCCCCCACCACCCCCGCAAGCCCCACCCCCCGCCCGAGCCACGGCGGGTTCTTCCATGGCCTGGTCACCGATGGGCTCCTGGGGGATCTCGGAGGTGCGGCCAGGGCCGTACGGCACCCGCGGGAGAGCATCGCCCGGCTCGGCGACCCGTGGTCCGGGAGGGCCGGGGGTGCCGGGGCCGAGAAGGCGTCGGGGGACTGGGCCGGGGCGATCGGGGCGTGGGCCGAGGCGTCCGGGGGCGTCGGGGTCGGGGGGATGGGGTTGCCCGGGTCCGGATCCCGGGTAACGGCGGCGGTCCGCGAGGACGAACGGCGGTTCCTGAACGACCGGATCCCGGTGAACGCCCCGGCGGCGGCGCGCAAGGCGTGGTGGGACGGGCTGAGCGCGGCCGAGCGTGCGCGGTACCTGGAGGTGTCACCGGAACGGATCGGCAACCTGGACGGGATCCCCGCCTCGATCCGGGACCGAGCCAACCGGCAGAACCTCCAGACCCTGATCACCCGGCTGGAAGGCCGCGGCGACACGAAGTCCAAGAGGATGCTGGAGGGGATGAGGGAGATCGACCGGCAGGTGAAGGAGGGCTCGCAGCCACCGATGTTCCTCCTGGGGATCGGTGACGAGGGCAACGGCCGGGCGATCGTCTCGTACGGGAATCCGGACCTGGCGCAGCACGTGTCGGCGTACGTGCCGGGGCTGAACACCTCGCTGGACAAGGAGTTCGCGCAGAACGACCTGAAGCGGGCGCGGGACACCGCGATCGGGGCGCAGGGGTACGAGACGTCGAGCGCCGCCGTCGTCTGGCTGGGGTACGACGCCCCGCAGTTGCCGGACGGCGACGGGATTGCCGGGTACTTCGCCATCATGGGCACCGGGCGGGCGGTGAAGGGTGGGGCCGCCTACAGCGATTTCTGGGCCGGGCTGACGGCGACGAACACCCACGCGGACCCGCACTTCACCGCGATCGGCCACTCCTACGGCTCCCGGACGGTGGGCGCGGCCACCCAGCGGGAGGGCGGGATCCCCGGCGTCGACGACATCGTCCTCGTGGGCAGTCCGGGGGTGGGCGTCGACCAGGCGGTGGATCTGGGGGTCGGCGCCCGGCACGTGTTCGTCGGCGCGGCGGCGAACGACCCGGTGACCAAGCTGCCGTCGAAGACCCAGGCGGTCGTGGGGTCGCTGGGACTGCTGGCCCTCGGTCCGGCGGGGGCCTACTTCGCGGGGGACCTCGCGGATCCGGGCGACGACGACCTCTGGTTCGGGAAGGATCCGGCGAGCAAGGCGTTCGGGGCCGTCCGCTTTCCGGTGGACCCCGGGCCGCCGTTGATCAGCGGGCACGGCATCAGCGCGGAGGCGCACTCGCAGTACTTCGACCCGGTGCGGGACGCCATGTCGGCCGACAGCATCGCCCTGATCGTCTCGGGGCATTCCAGCAGTCTGAAGATGGAGGAACAGCGATGAGGCGGAGGGTCCGGACAGCGGGCGCCCTTCTGGCGCTCGGTGTCGCGCTGGTCGGCTGCGGCGGGCAGCAGGCGGGGTCGGCCGGTTCCGGCCCCAACGGCCTCAGCAGCCCCAGCGGGAACACCACGGCTCCGAGGGCTGCGGAGACGGGGGCCACGGCGACGAGCGGGAGCACGGAGAGTGCCATGAGCGCGATGGACATGCAGGGTGCCGCCGAGCGCGCCGACGACATGCTCGACCTCACGCTGGGGGCCATCGAGCCCGCGGTCCGGTGGGCGCACGGCCCGACCACGACCGGTTCGTGCGACGTGACGCGCCGGCGCACGGTGATGACGGTCGTCGCGCCCGAGCGGCGGCAGGAGTTCCTGGACAGGGTGGAGTCGTTCTGGCGCGAGCGCGACTACCGGATCAAGGCGGTGAACACCGACGAGGAGTTCCCCGCGGTGTACGCGCAGGCGGAGGGGTTCGGCATCAGCGTGAGCGTACGGGGCGGGGGGCAGGTGTTCTTCGAGGTGGACAGCCCGTGCGTACGGGAGTCGAAGGTGGCCGCGTCCGCGTCGAAACCGAACGGACCCTCGTACGAAGGGGTCTACCCCCTGCCGCGGCCCGATGTGGAATCCCCGTACTGGTCCGAGGGAGCCTCCTGAGCGGGATGTCGCGGAGAGGTGGAGCACCGGTGCGGCCGTCCTGACAGTGCGTCGGGCGGCTTCCCCTGGACGAGTCCCGCAGGTCCGCCCGGGACACAGCCCTCGGACGGCGTCCGGCAGACTCAGCCGCGAACACCGTCCGGCGAACACCGTCCCGCGAACACCGTCCCGCGAGACGCCGTCCGGCGGGCGCCCACTGCCGGGCACCGTCCCGGAGAGCCACGCCCACAGGGGGCCGGGGCGGAGGGCGGGCGCTGGGGGCGGAACGCGGAGGACGTCGGTCGGGGGGAGCACTCTGCGGAGGAGTCAGAGGTGCGTGTGCTTCGGTTGACTCGTACACACCCTCGAAAGGCCATGTGAACCACGGCTCGGTAGGGGATGGTTGAGGGGTGCGGAAATACTGGGTGTTCCTCGGCGGCGGGATCGGGCTGTGCCTCTGTTTCGTGGGGCTGCTCGTGGTCGGTACGTACTCCGCCGCCGCGGGCATCGCGGGGGCGGGCGGGGCGGTCGGGCTGGCCAAGGGAGCGGTGCCCGCGCGCTATCAGCCGCTCGTGGAGAAGTGGGGCACGCTCTGCGCCGCGATCAACCCGGCGCTGCTCGCCGCGCAGCTGTACCAGGAGAGCGGGTGGAATCCGCGGGCGCAGAGCGCGGCGGCCGCCCAGGGCATCGCCCAGTTCATCCCGGGTACGTGGGCGACGCACGGCCTCGACGGCGACGGTGACGGTGACCGGGACGTGTGGGACCCGGCGGACGCCATCCCCTCGGCGGCTTCGTACGACTGTGAGCTCGCCGGATACGTGAAGGACGTGCCGGGCGATCCGACCGACAACATGCTCGCCTCCTACAACGCGGGCGCCTACCGGGTCATCCGGTCCGGCGGGGTTCCCGCGATCGCCGAGACGCAGAACTACGTGAAGATCATCCGGTCCCTGGAGAAGAGCTTCGCGAAGCCGGTCGGCCGGGTGGCGCCCTCGCAGCAGGCGGCCGGGGCGATCTACTACGCGCAGCAGAAACTGGGCACCCCGTACCTCTGGGGCGGGAACGGCACGGCCGAGCAGGGCGGGCGGTTCGACTGCTCCGGGCTGACGCAGGCCGCGTACCGGAGCGTGGACATCGAGCTCCCCCGGGTCGCCAACGACCAGTACAACGCGGGGGCGCATCCCTCGCGGGACGAACTGCTCCCCGGTGATCTGGTCTTCTTCTCCGACGACTTGACCAATTCGCGGGCCATCCACCACGTGGGGATCTACGTCGGTGGCGGGTACATGATCAACGCGCCGTACACCGGTGCGGTGATCCGGTTCGACTCGATCGACAGTCCCGACTACTTCGGCGCGACGCGGGTCACCAAGGACGGCGCGGCGGCGCTTCCCACCGCTCTCCCGCAGGCCTGAGGATCCGACGTGACCCGGGAGGTGGCGGTGGCCGGAACATGGCGGAAGGCCCGGGGTCTGAACTGCGACGACGAGTCACTCTTCGATAACGTCATGGTGATCATTCGGTGGAGGGCGGAACCGTTGCCACCGGTAAGCCGTTCCCTGGGGGTGGGACGGCCGGCGCACTGACCGTGCGGCGGGCGCCCCGTGCCGTGCCGCGTCGCAGGACGCCCCGGCACGCACGCGGTACCGGATCACACCGGATGCGGGGGGTTCGACCACAGGCGGCGCGCAAGGACGCGCGCCGCGGCAGCAGACAAGGCAAGGGGCCTCGGCAGATGGCTGGACTCGCACTCGATGGGTCGAACCCCGACGTCAGCCTGCTCTACGACATCAACGGGCTGGCCAAGTCCGCACCCACCTGGCTCGACCACGTCATGGAGTTCGTCGGTGAGTACGGGATCATGCTCGGCATGGCCCTGGTGGTCCTGTGGTGCTGGTGGAGCGTGCGCCGGCGCGGCACGGCCGAGGACTCGGTGGCCGGGGTCGCGGCGCTCGTCTGGGCGCCGCTCGCCGCGGGCATCGCCCTCCTCGTCAACATCCCCATCCGGGGATTCGTGGAGCGCCCCCGCCCGTTCAAGGACCACCAAGGGCTCGACGTCCTCGTCGACGGCAAGAACGACTTCTCCTTCGTGAGCGACCACGCCACCATGGCGATGGCCGTCGCCGTCGGGATCTTCGTGGCCGGCCGCAAGTTCGGCCTGGTCGCGCTGGGCCTCGCGTTCGCGGAGGGGTTCTGCCGCGTCTACATGGGCGTGCACTACCCGACCGACGTCATCGGCGGCCTCGCCCTCGGCACGGCCGTGGTGCTCCTTCTGGCCCCTCTGGCGACGGCGCTGCTGACTCCGTTGGTGGCCGCGGTGTCGCGGTCACCGCGGGTGGGCTTCCTCGTGCGGTCCCGGCGGGTGGGCCTCCCGGCCGCCGGCCTCGGCTCCGCGCTCGGTGTTCCCGAGCCGAGGACGGGCCGCGACGGCGGAACGAGCGACAAGGATCTCGCCGCCTGACGGAGCGTCGGGCACAGGCACGCACGGCACGCGGGCGCACACGGCGCACGCGACCCACAGCAGGGCGCCGGACGACTTCCCGCAGGGCGTCGGTCTCCGTCAGGGACCGGCGCCCTGTCGCGTACGGCCACGGAGCAAGGCTCCCGTAGCGGTCGGCGCGGACGGGACCGCTGTCCCAGCCGCGGCCGTCCCAGACCCAGCCACGGCCATCACACACCCAGCCGCCGCCACCGCCGTCCCCGCCGCCGCCACCTCCCTCACGGCGTCTGCGGGCCGGCGAAGAGCTGCCCGGGGTCGTACCGCCCGCGGAGTTTGCCGAGGCGGTCGGCCGAGGTGCCGAAGTAGGCGTGACGCCAGTCGGTCAGCGTGGGGTCGGCGTAGTTCTGGTACGCCTCCCCGGAGGCGTGGGGGCGCATCGCCGCATGGGTGTTTTTCAGCCATCCCTGTGCCACGCTGCCGGCGGTGTTCGGCGGCCAGGAGGCGAGGTACTGGGCGAGCATCCGCGAGTCGCGGTGCACGAAGGCGGTCGCGTCCCGGGCGACCCGGTTGACCGCCCCTCCCAGCGCGGTGAGGATGACCGATCCCTCCGAGCCCCCGGCGCCGGCGAGGCGGCTGAACGCCTCGGCGCGGCCGGTGAGGGCGCGGATCCCCTCCGGCGGCAGCGAGCGGCTGAAGAAGTCGGAGGCCGCCGCGTACGTCTCGCGCCCGAGGGCTCCCCGGGCGGTGCGCCCCGGGGTCGTACCGGGCAGGTGGCACTCCTCGGCGGTGAGGCCCGCGCAGCCGGCGTAGAGCAGCATCGCCTCCTCGTAGCCGCGCCGGCGCAGGGAGACGGTGGACGCGGAGGAACCGGCGCGGTCGGCGAGCCGGTCCACCGCGTTCTGGAGGTCGCCGTAGGTGCCGAGGCTGAACGCGGAGAGCGTCACGGTCGGTTCGGCGCCGCCCGGTCTCGCCGAGAGGTGGAGGGAGGACCAGATCTCGTCCGGTTGGTCGGGGCCCCACTCCTGCCAGGCGGCGAGCACCGCACCGGCCCGGGACCACGGCCAGCTGAGGTCGCAGACGACGGTCCGCGGGGCGGGGGAGGTACGGAAGCGGAGGCGGGTGACGACGCCGAAGCCGCCGTTGCCCCCGCCGCGCAGTGCCCAGAAGAGGTCCTGGTTCCGGACGGTGTCGGCGGTCAGGGTGGCACCGTCCGCGGTGACCAGGGTGGCGGAGGTGAGGCTGTCGCAGGTCAGGCCGTACGCGCGGGACGCGACGCCGTGGCCGCCGCCGAGGGTGAGGCCGGATATCCCGACGGTGGCGCAGGAGCCGCCCGGGATCGTGAGGCCGTGGGCGCCGAGGCCCCGGTAGACGTCACCGAGCCGGGCACCCGCGCCGATGGTGCCGTCCCGGTCGACTCCGGACAGGGCCGAGACGTCGACGACGAGGCGTCCGTCGCCGCCGGAGCGGCCCGTGTAGGAGTGGCCGCCGCTGCGGATCGCCACGGGGGTGCCGGTGCGACGGGCGAAGGCGAGGCACTCGCGGATGTCGTCCTCGTGCCGTACGTAAGCGACGGCCGCGGGCCGCTGGGTGTCGAAGCGGGTGTTGTAGACCCGGCGGGCGGTGGCGTAGGCGGCGTCGTCGGGCCGTACGAGCGAGCCGTCGAGGCTGCGGCCGAGCGCGGGCCAGTCCGCCGGGGCGCCGCCGGTGGGGGTGGCGGCCGGGCCGGGAGACCCCGTCGTGCGCGGACGGGGGGAGGCGGCGGAGGGGCGGGGTGCGCCGGGGCGGCCGTCGTCCGGGTCGCCCGGTGCGGAGCAGCTCGCGGCGGCAGAGGCGAGCGCGGCGAGAGCGCCGGCGACCAGCACGGTGCGCCGGGCCGACGGCGACGCCGCGGAGGGCGGAGCCGTGGGCCGCCGGGTCGCGGTCTCCGGGGCGGGGACGGTCCGGGCCGGGGGTACGACCGGGCGCGGGGGACGGGGCTGGTTCATCGGGGAGACCTCCGGGGCCCGGGGCGGTGGTGACACGGCCGACCGGGACGCCGGCGCCGCCGTGTGCGCGGCGGTCCGGTGCGCCGGCCGGGAGGGGGACGGCGGTACGAGGACGCGGTAAGGGGACATCGGACGTCGGTACGGGGACATCGGTACGCCTGGCCGGTCGGGTGGGCTCGGCGCGGTACGCCCGGCCGGTCCGGTGGGCCCGGCGCGGTGGGATC
This window encodes:
- a CDS encoding alpha/beta hydrolase, with product MVAGGENESRTAGSSGGPGADGGRQGGTDGGVSTASGGGSNIGGSAATTAGGTATGATNGDQGTVTAGGTGEGSATEGATTERTAPQHAQAAGTSGASGSSGTSGSSGTSGSPTTPAAPTTPASPTPRPSHGGFFHGLVTDGLLGDLGGAARAVRHPRESIARLGDPWSGRAGGAGAEKASGDWAGAIGAWAEASGGVGVGGMGLPGSGSRVTAAVREDERRFLNDRIPVNAPAAARKAWWDGLSAAERARYLEVSPERIGNLDGIPASIRDRANRQNLQTLITRLEGRGDTKSKRMLEGMREIDRQVKEGSQPPMFLLGIGDEGNGRAIVSYGNPDLAQHVSAYVPGLNTSLDKEFAQNDLKRARDTAIGAQGYETSSAAVVWLGYDAPQLPDGDGIAGYFAIMGTGRAVKGGAAYSDFWAGLTATNTHADPHFTAIGHSYGSRTVGAATQREGGIPGVDDIVLVGSPGVGVDQAVDLGVGARHVFVGAAANDPVTKLPSKTQAVVGSLGLLALGPAGAYFAGDLADPGDDDLWFGKDPASKAFGAVRFPVDPGPPLISGHGISAEAHSQYFDPVRDAMSADSIALIVSGHSSSLKMEEQR
- a CDS encoding alpha/beta hydrolase — protein: MKGELTWSALLSVPCGELDGAADGWGRLSGRADAARDRIDQQIIIGLRDTQEGEAADAALDRLRQLARNFQYVYTETGLVRTALNSLAHEVRAHQKSVREALADAAGLQFTVHPDGSVSYPEKAGLIAETPLPGGRTVAGSGFPDLRGPSGALTAPNPHAATAQGIADRIARSVTMAADADVRYARILRDLKAEDGLNVPNAAWTDAAADMASVRAAARAYLNDHIPYQATAAERKEWWAGLPQELRDEYLATYPDIIGNLDGIPALVRDAANRDSLQLLIGKLEGVGGHDAAEKLEALRLIDEQLQAPLKAGDPPMYLLGIGDEGNGRAIVAYGNPDTSRNVATYVPGLNTSLDTKFFTSDVKRARDTAVAAREIDGSSSVIVWLGYDAPQSPDWFHSFEVAGSASATEGGAALDGFMDGMLVANENDNPHLTAIGHSYGSRTVGAASQLEGGISGVDDIVLVGSPGVGVDHASDMSVGADHVFVGAADNDFVTTFPSKTEVAASVVGFLAGGPTGSVIAAKVADPNSDEGWFGRDPASGAFGARRFYTSDGPSFLGFGSVASHSQYFDPDLDSVSADNIALIAAGQSAKIKTKDPR
- a CDS encoding bifunctional lytic transglycosylase/C40 family peptidase, translating into MRKYWVFLGGGIGLCLCFVGLLVVGTYSAAAGIAGAGGAVGLAKGAVPARYQPLVEKWGTLCAAINPALLAAQLYQESGWNPRAQSAAAAQGIAQFIPGTWATHGLDGDGDGDRDVWDPADAIPSAASYDCELAGYVKDVPGDPTDNMLASYNAGAYRVIRSGGVPAIAETQNYVKIIRSLEKSFAKPVGRVAPSQQAAGAIYYAQQKLGTPYLWGGNGTAEQGGRFDCSGLTQAAYRSVDIELPRVANDQYNAGAHPSRDELLPGDLVFFSDDLTNSRAIHHVGIYVGGGYMINAPYTGAVIRFDSIDSPDYFGATRVTKDGAAALPTALPQA
- a CDS encoding FAD-binding oxidoreductase, whose translation is MNQPRPPRPVVPPARTVPAPETATRRPTAPPSAASPSARRTVLVAGALAALASAAASCSAPGDPDDGRPGAPRPSAASPRPRTTGSPGPAATPTGGAPADWPALGRSLDGSLVRPDDAAYATARRVYNTRFDTQRPAAVAYVRHEDDIRECLAFARRTGTPVAIRSGGHSYTGRSGGDGRLVVDVSALSGVDRDGTIGAGARLGDVYRGLGAHGLTIPGGSCATVGISGLTLGGGHGVASRAYGLTCDSLTSATLVTADGATLTADTVRNQDLFWALRGGGNGGFGVVTRLRFRTSPAPRTVVCDLSWPWSRAGAVLAAWQEWGPDQPDEIWSSLHLSARPGGAEPTVTLSAFSLGTYGDLQNAVDRLADRAGSSASTVSLRRRGYEEAMLLYAGCAGLTAEECHLPGTTPGRTARGALGRETYAAASDFFSRSLPPEGIRALTGRAEAFSRLAGAGGSEGSVILTALGGAVNRVARDATAFVHRDSRMLAQYLASWPPNTAGSVAQGWLKNTHAAMRPHASGEAYQNYADPTLTDWRHAYFGTSADRLGKLRGRYDPGQLFAGPQTP
- a CDS encoding phosphatase PAP2 family protein — encoded protein: MAGLALDGSNPDVSLLYDINGLAKSAPTWLDHVMEFVGEYGIMLGMALVVLWCWWSVRRRGTAEDSVAGVAALVWAPLAAGIALLVNIPIRGFVERPRPFKDHQGLDVLVDGKNDFSFVSDHATMAMAVAVGIFVAGRKFGLVALGLAFAEGFCRVYMGVHYPTDVIGGLALGTAVVLLLAPLATALLTPLVAAVSRSPRVGFLVRSRRVGLPAAGLGSALGVPEPRTGRDGGTSDKDLAA